A genomic segment from Nitrospira sp. encodes:
- a CDS encoding Type I restriction-modification system, restriction subunit R translates to MNEADTRAEHIDPALKAAGWGVVEGSRVLREYPITPGRIEGSGRRPKPLIADYVLVYRNHKLAVIEAKAWNEALTEGAAQAKQYAGKLAIRFTYATNGQGIYGIDMESGTEGEVPQYPNPDELWNRTFAKQNAWHDRFATVPFEDKGGSHPSRYYQDIAVERVMEAIAEGKPRILLTLATGTGKTFIAFQIAWKLFHSRWNLSREPSRRPRMLFLADRNILADQAYNAFSAFPEDALVRIAPDDIRKKGKVPKNGSLFFTIFQTFMSGPPKDGKPSPHFGEYPPDFFDCIVIDECHRGGANDESTWRDILEYFAPAVQLGLTATPKRKDNVDTYAYFGEPAYVYSLKDGINDGFLTPFKVKQISTTLDDYVYTPDDRVMEGTVEYGKRYTEADFNRIIEIKEREAHRVKLFMELINGQEKTLVFCATQDHALAVRDLVNQMKASPDPNYCQRVTANDGALGEQHLRDFQDNEKTIPTVLTTSQKLSTGVDARNIRHIVLMRPINSMIEFKQIIGRGTRLYDGKDYFTIYDFVKAHHHFSDPEWDGEPIEPKPKDPCPTCGQSPCRCEKTPPQPCGVCGKHPCACEREPCVKCGQSPCRCKKKAKVKLADGKDRAIQHMMVTTFWHPDGTPMSAQQFLELLFGKLPEFFKDEAELRALWSLPDTRAKLLQGLAEKGFGREQMAEMQTIIDAEKSDLFDVLAHVAYALPPLSREERAAKAKVEISTHFTGKQQAFLDFVLAHYVTVGVEELDQEKLTPLLRLKYHNSIADAVADLGRPEEIGQVFTGFQKYLYQDVRGPQPRMF, encoded by the coding sequence ATGAACGAAGCCGACACCAGAGCCGAACATATCGATCCCGCCCTCAAGGCGGCGGGCTGGGGCGTGGTGGAGGGCAGCCGTGTGTTGCGCGAGTATCCCATTACGCCCGGACGCATCGAAGGCTCGGGGCGGCGGCCGAAACCGTTGATCGCGGATTATGTGCTGGTCTATCGCAACCACAAGCTCGCCGTGATCGAAGCCAAGGCTTGGAACGAAGCGCTTACCGAGGGCGCGGCGCAGGCCAAGCAGTATGCCGGAAAGCTTGCTATTCGATTCACCTACGCCACCAACGGTCAGGGCATCTACGGCATCGACATGGAGAGCGGCACCGAGGGAGAGGTGCCGCAGTATCCCAATCCCGACGAACTCTGGAACCGCACCTTCGCCAAGCAGAATGCCTGGCACGACCGTTTCGCTACCGTACCCTTCGAAGACAAGGGCGGTTCGCATCCGAGCCGTTATTACCAAGACATCGCCGTCGAACGGGTGATGGAGGCCATCGCCGAAGGCAAGCCGCGCATTCTACTCACACTGGCGACCGGCACCGGCAAGACGTTCATCGCGTTTCAGATCGCCTGGAAGCTGTTTCACAGCCGTTGGAACTTGAGCCGGGAGCCGTCGCGCCGCCCGCGCATGCTGTTTCTCGCCGACCGGAACATTCTGGCCGATCAGGCCTACAATGCCTTCTCCGCGTTTCCCGAGGATGCGCTCGTGCGGATCGCGCCGGACGACATCCGCAAGAAGGGCAAGGTGCCGAAGAACGGCAGCCTGTTCTTCACGATCTTCCAGACCTTCATGAGCGGGCCGCCGAAAGACGGTAAGCCATCACCCCATTTCGGCGAATATCCGCCCGACTTCTTCGATTGCATCGTGATCGACGAGTGCCATCGTGGTGGGGCCAACGACGAGAGCACCTGGCGCGATATTCTCGAATACTTCGCCCCCGCCGTGCAGCTCGGCCTGACCGCCACACCCAAGCGCAAGGACAACGTGGACACCTACGCCTACTTCGGCGAGCCGGCATACGTCTACTCCTTGAAAGACGGCATCAACGACGGCTTCCTGACGCCCTTCAAGGTGAAACAGATTTCGACGACGCTGGACGACTATGTCTACACGCCGGACGATCGGGTGATGGAAGGCACGGTGGAATACGGCAAACGTTACACCGAAGCCGACTTCAACCGGATCATCGAGATCAAGGAACGCGAGGCGCATCGGGTGAAATTGTTCATGGAGTTGATCAACGGGCAGGAGAAGACGCTGGTCTTCTGCGCCACCCAGGACCATGCGCTGGCGGTGCGCGACCTGGTCAACCAGATGAAGGCGAGTCCCGATCCGAACTACTGCCAGCGTGTGACGGCCAACGACGGCGCTCTGGGTGAACAACATCTGCGCGACTTCCAGGATAACGAGAAAACCATCCCGACCGTCCTGACCACCTCGCAGAAACTTTCGACCGGCGTGGACGCCCGCAACATCCGCCACATCGTGCTGATGCGCCCGATCAACTCCATGATCGAGTTCAAGCAGATCATCGGGCGAGGCACCAGGCTCTACGACGGCAAGGACTACTTCACGATCTACGACTTCGTGAAAGCCCATCACCACTTCAGCGACCCGGAATGGGACGGTGAACCGATCGAGCCGAAACCGAAGGACCCTTGCCCGACGTGTGGCCAATCGCCCTGCCGGTGCGAAAAAACGCCCCCGCAGCCCTGCGGTGTATGCGGCAAACATCCATGCGCCTGCGAGCGAGAGCCTTGTGTGAAATGCGGCCAGAGCCCCTGCCGGTGCAAGAAAAAGGCAAAGGTGAAGCTGGCGGACGGCAAGGATCGCGCGATTCAGCACATGATGGTCACGACGTTCTGGCATCCGGACGGTACACCCATGTCGGCACAGCAATTTCTGGAGTTGCTCTTCGGCAAGCTGCCGGAGTTTTTCAAGGACGAAGCGGAACTGCGTGCGTTGTGGAGCCTGCCCGATACGCGAGCCAAACTCCTGCAGGGACTCGCCGAGAAGGGATTCGGCCGAGAGCAAATGGCCGAGATGCAAACGATCATCGACGCGGAGAAGAGCGACCTCTTCGATGTGCTGGCGCACGTGGCCTATGCCCTGCCGCCGCTCAGCCGGGAGGAGCGCGCCGCGAAGGCGAAGGTGGAGATCAGCACCCACTTCACCGGCAAGCAGCAGGCCTTCCTCGACTTCGTGCTCGCTCATTACGTGACGGTGGGCGTGGAGGAGCTGGACCAGGAGAAACTGACGCCGCTGCTCCGCCTCAAATACCACAACTCCATCGCCGATGCCGTGGCCGACCTGGGAAGGCCGGAGGAGATCGGACAGGTCTTCACCGGATTCCAGAAGTACCTGTATCAGGATGTGCGCGGCCCTCAGCCCCGGATGTTTTGA
- a CDS encoding limit dextrin alpha-1,6-maltotetraose-hydrolase, producing the protein MRIWPGHPYPLGATWDGEGVNFVLFSENATAVELCLFDSPTAAEESHRIMIEECTDHVWHAYLPEVRPGQHYGYRIHGPSDPEAGHRFNPAKLLLDPYAKAIDGTIHWSDALYGYKIGDPQADLSLNEDNTAGHMPKCVVIDQAFTWGGDQLLRTPWDRTVIYELHVKGFTARHPDIPKNLRGTYAGLATPAVIEHLQNLGVTAVELLPVHQFIRDKHLVDRGLTNYWGYNSIGFFAPESQYATTSDRAQHVWEFKTMVKAFHSAGIEVILDVVYNHTGEGNHLGPTLSFRGIDNASYYRLMPDQPRYYLDYSGCGNTMNVRHPRVLQLIMDSLRYWVLEMHVDGFRFDLASTLARELHDVDRLSAFFDIIHQDPVLSQVKLIAEPWDLGQGGYQVGNFPAGWAEWNGRYRDTIRRYWKGDGGQVAEMAYRLSGSNDLYEGGGRSPHASINFVTAHDGFTLHDLVSYDEKHNEANGEENHDGTDDNLSWNGGVEGPTTKPSIVTLRERQKRNMLATLLLSQGVPMICGGDEMGRTQRGNNNAYCQDNEISWIDWNLNKHQQALVAFTKSLIRLRQHHPVFRRRRFFQGRRIRGAEVKDISWLRPDGKEMTDDDWSQGYVRCLGVRLAGHAIEEKDSRGNAVLDETFLMLLNAHHEPRPFTLPAHKPGVRWQPVLDTAVSQGHEKTVALLKGGLQYDLDARSLALLRLHEKP; encoded by the coding sequence ATGAGAATCTGGCCCGGACATCCCTACCCTCTCGGTGCCACGTGGGACGGCGAAGGAGTGAATTTCGTCCTGTTTTCCGAAAATGCCACGGCGGTGGAGCTCTGCCTGTTCGACAGTCCCACTGCCGCCGAGGAATCTCACCGGATCATGATCGAGGAATGCACCGACCATGTCTGGCACGCCTACCTGCCGGAGGTTCGGCCGGGACAGCATTATGGCTATCGCATCCATGGACCCTCCGACCCCGAGGCCGGCCACCGTTTCAATCCCGCCAAGCTGCTGCTGGATCCCTATGCCAAGGCGATTGACGGCACGATCCATTGGTCCGATGCGCTGTACGGATATAAGATCGGCGACCCCCAGGCCGATCTCTCACTCAACGAGGACAATACCGCCGGGCACATGCCCAAATGTGTGGTGATCGACCAGGCATTCACCTGGGGCGGAGACCAATTGTTGCGGACGCCGTGGGATCGGACGGTGATCTACGAACTCCATGTGAAGGGTTTTACGGCCAGGCATCCGGACATTCCCAAGAATTTGCGCGGTACCTATGCCGGACTCGCGACGCCGGCGGTGATCGAGCATCTGCAGAATCTGGGCGTCACGGCCGTCGAACTCCTGCCGGTCCACCAGTTCATCCGCGACAAACATCTGGTCGATCGTGGCCTCACCAACTACTGGGGCTACAACTCTATCGGATTTTTTGCGCCGGAGAGTCAATATGCCACCACCTCGGATCGGGCGCAACACGTGTGGGAATTCAAAACGATGGTGAAGGCGTTCCACAGTGCCGGCATCGAAGTCATTCTCGACGTCGTGTACAACCACACGGGAGAAGGCAATCATCTGGGCCCGACACTGTCGTTTCGCGGCATCGACAATGCGTCGTACTACCGGCTCATGCCTGACCAGCCGCGTTATTACCTGGACTATTCCGGTTGCGGCAATACGATGAACGTGCGCCACCCTCGGGTGCTGCAACTGATCATGGACAGCCTGCGATATTGGGTCTTGGAGATGCACGTGGATGGTTTTCGCTTCGACCTGGCTTCCACGTTGGCGAGGGAACTGCACGACGTGGACCGGCTCAGCGCATTCTTCGACATCATTCATCAGGACCCGGTGCTCTCGCAGGTGAAACTGATCGCCGAGCCATGGGATTTAGGCCAAGGGGGGTACCAGGTCGGCAATTTTCCCGCCGGCTGGGCCGAGTGGAACGGACGCTATCGCGACACGATCAGGCGCTATTGGAAAGGCGACGGTGGGCAGGTGGCGGAAATGGCCTATCGCCTGTCCGGCAGCAATGATCTCTATGAGGGCGGCGGCCGCAGCCCTCATGCGAGCATCAATTTCGTGACGGCGCATGACGGGTTCACCCTGCACGATCTGGTCTCCTACGACGAAAAGCATAACGAAGCCAACGGCGAAGAGAATCATGACGGCACCGACGACAACCTCAGTTGGAACGGCGGGGTGGAGGGCCCCACGACGAAACCGTCGATCGTGACGCTCCGGGAACGGCAGAAACGAAATATGTTGGCGACGTTGCTCCTGTCACAAGGTGTCCCGATGATCTGCGGCGGCGATGAGATGGGGAGGACGCAACGAGGCAACAACAACGCCTATTGCCAAGACAATGAGATCAGCTGGATCGACTGGAATCTGAACAAACATCAGCAGGCGCTGGTGGCCTTCACCAAGAGCCTCATCCGACTGCGACAGCACCATCCCGTGTTCCGGCGCCGCCGCTTCTTTCAAGGCCGCCGCATCCGTGGCGCAGAGGTCAAAGACATCTCCTGGCTTCGCCCCGATGGGAAAGAGATGACGGACGACGACTGGTCACAAGGATATGTCCGTTGCCTGGGCGTCCGGCTGGCCGGCCATGCCATCGAGGAGAAGGACTCGAGGGGAAACGCCGTCTTGGACGAGACATTCCTGATGTTGCTCAATGCGCACCACGAACCCAGGCCATTCACCCTGCCCGCGCACAAGCCCGGTGTGCGGTGGCAACCGGTGCTGGACACGGCCGTCTCCCAGGGTCACGAAAAGACCGTGGCGCTCCTCAAAGGCGGGCTCCAATACGATCTCGACGCGCGCTCGCTCGCCCTGCTCCGCTTGCATGAAAAACCCTGA
- a CDS encoding death-on-curing family protein: MAWVYLTLDQAIQVHSKTVEVSGGGTLGQLDIGKLEAVLEHIQNDDYYPTFDAKLTHLFFCACKFHCFEDGNKRIAISLCAQMLLLNGYLRSIDGFIQDSENISYHVAAESISKELLGEWIDAVLRGDEDDEELKLKIFTAICGSNEDV, from the coding sequence ATGGCTTGGGTGTATCTAACTCTGGATCAAGCGATTCAGGTTCACAGCAAAACTGTGGAAGTCAGCGGCGGCGGCACATTAGGCCAGCTTGATATCGGCAAGCTAGAGGCAGTGCTCGAACATATCCAGAATGACGATTATTATCCGACGTTTGATGCCAAGCTGACGCATTTGTTCTTCTGTGCCTGTAAGTTTCATTGCTTCGAAGACGGCAATAAACGCATCGCCATCTCGCTCTGTGCTCAGATGCTGCTCTTGAATGGTTATCTACGAAGCATCGATGGCTTTATTCAGGACTCGGAAAATATTAGTTACCACGTTGCAGCTGAGAGCATTTCGAAGGAATTGCTCGGTGAATGGATTGACGCTGTTCTTCGGGGCGATGAGGATGACGAAGAATTGAAGCTAAAAATCTTTACTGCGATTTGCGGCAGCAACGAAGACGTGTAA
- a CDS encoding Serine/threonine protein kinase → MTTSWGWIGPYLIVIILAILVGPLLATLPLFTHTFVRPLRMNASQAVRLVADGICLLMIWLVAARATRELHDNGKGQTFLRCILPPAAFMLIVLMAYQAYELHGIPVLGPPKQPLYHWLLTGGLIGSATWLTFAWARHADALTQALVGRRRRRQVKGEKEPAAAEAPVTSEGLSRSPAGPTGTVIMRHGNGPPTALGRYQILKELGRGAMGVVYLGKDPTIQRFVAIKTMRLDEIDNEDDLKQFRDRFFREAESTGRLSHPNIITVYDAGEQDGLAYIAMEYLEGTMLSCYCQKTTLLPAKQALQIVAAVADALDYAHSQGVVHRDVKPANIMIMKQRLVKVMDFGIAKMASASKTQISMILGTPRYMSPEQATGKDVDGRSDVFSLGIVLFELLSGERPFDAENMPALVMRIAKAPHPPLLKYRRDLPTRVQSILDRALQKEIPNRYRHAGDMAQDLRDVFQVMPR, encoded by the coding sequence ATGACAACATCCTGGGGCTGGATCGGCCCTTATCTGATCGTCATCATCCTGGCCATTCTGGTAGGGCCCCTCCTGGCGACCTTGCCGCTGTTCACACACACCTTCGTCCGGCCGTTGCGGATGAATGCCTCGCAGGCGGTCCGGTTGGTCGCGGACGGGATTTGCCTGTTGATGATCTGGCTCGTCGCCGCGCGGGCCACCAGAGAACTTCACGACAACGGCAAGGGCCAAACCTTCCTTCGCTGCATCCTCCCTCCAGCTGCGTTCATGCTCATCGTGCTGATGGCCTACCAAGCCTATGAATTGCACGGGATTCCGGTGCTCGGCCCGCCCAAACAACCGCTCTACCACTGGTTGCTCACCGGGGGACTCATCGGCTCTGCCACCTGGCTGACGTTCGCATGGGCCCGTCATGCCGACGCGTTGACACAGGCTCTCGTCGGACGCCGGCGCCGGCGCCAGGTCAAGGGGGAAAAGGAACCGGCAGCCGCTGAAGCCCCCGTCACCTCCGAAGGCCTGTCGCGTTCCCCCGCTGGTCCCACCGGCACTGTGATCATGCGTCACGGCAACGGCCCACCGACCGCCTTGGGACGGTATCAAATCCTCAAGGAACTCGGACGCGGAGCCATGGGCGTGGTCTACCTGGGCAAGGACCCGACGATTCAACGCTTCGTCGCCATCAAAACGATGCGGCTTGATGAGATCGACAACGAAGATGACCTGAAACAATTCCGGGACCGATTTTTTCGTGAAGCGGAATCGACCGGGCGCCTGTCCCACCCCAACATCATCACGGTCTACGACGCCGGCGAGCAAGACGGCCTGGCCTACATCGCCATGGAGTATCTCGAAGGCACGATGCTCAGCTGCTACTGCCAGAAGACCACGCTCCTGCCCGCGAAACAGGCTCTGCAGATCGTGGCGGCCGTCGCCGACGCCCTCGACTATGCCCACAGCCAGGGCGTCGTCCATCGCGACGTCAAGCCCGCCAACATCATGATCATGAAACAGCGCCTGGTGAAGGTGATGGATTTCGGCATCGCCAAGATGGCCAGCGCCTCGAAGACCCAGATCAGCATGATTCTCGGTACCCCGCGGTACATGTCTCCCGAACAGGCCACCGGCAAGGACGTGGACGGCCGCTCCGACGTATTTTCCCTGGGCATCGTGCTCTTCGAACTCCTGAGCGGCGAACGGCCGTTCGATGCGGAAAACATGCCGGCGCTCGTGATGCGTATCGCAAAGGCGCCTCATCCCCCGCTGCTCAAATATCGCCGCGACCTGCCGACGCGGGTGCAATCCATCCTGGATCGTGCGCTGCAAAAAGAGATCCCGAACCGCTACCGTCACGCCGGCGACATGGCGCAAGACCTGCGTGACGTCTTCCAGGTGATGCCGAGGTAG
- a CDS encoding CiaB PROTEIN, with protein MAKDLTNSAVDRQNILNNPYALAEIEKAAGIRGIPFEGKTVVLKEQVSAFFEVSLRTVENYLERNAEELARNGYEVVKGNRLKTLKLAIQGLDVPETDFGNISKAPQLGVLDFRAFLNLAMLMTESERAGLLRKAILDIVIDTINRRTGGGTKYINQPDEDFIQSAFIEENYRKQFTDALKDCVDMGNFKYSLYTDKIYVSIFREKAQVYRRVLRLDKRASVRDTFYSEVLDLIAAYEAGFADALVQQFRSKGRRLTSWEVDTLFVAFEKQAHWKPLVEKARNKMASRDLAFRDALHLQLQEYVTPLQRDEFERFLGEKSKELAERLEEAKDVMKRLKERQ; from the coding sequence ATGGCCAAAGACCTCACCAATTCCGCGGTTGATCGGCAGAATATTCTGAACAATCCCTATGCACTTGCCGAGATTGAGAAAGCGGCGGGTATCCGCGGCATTCCGTTTGAGGGGAAGACGGTGGTGCTGAAAGAGCAGGTCTCGGCGTTTTTCGAGGTCTCCCTCCGCACTGTAGAAAACTATTTGGAACGCAACGCCGAAGAATTGGCTCGAAACGGGTATGAGGTAGTGAAGGGTAACCGGTTGAAAACATTGAAGTTGGCTATCCAGGGCCTGGATGTTCCCGAAACAGATTTCGGGAACATCTCGAAGGCTCCGCAGCTGGGCGTCCTTGATTTTCGTGCCTTTCTTAATCTGGCCATGTTGATGACGGAGTCCGAGCGTGCCGGTCTGTTGCGCAAGGCCATTCTGGACATCGTCATTGACACGATCAACCGGCGTACCGGTGGTGGCACGAAATATATCAATCAGCCCGACGAAGATTTTATTCAATCGGCTTTCATCGAAGAGAACTATCGCAAGCAGTTTACGGACGCCCTGAAGGATTGCGTCGACATGGGCAATTTCAAATACTCCCTCTATACCGACAAAATCTACGTGAGTATTTTCCGCGAGAAGGCTCAGGTGTATCGGCGTGTGCTGCGGCTGGACAAGCGCGCCAGTGTTCGGGACACGTTTTATTCGGAAGTGCTGGACTTAATCGCTGCGTACGAAGCCGGATTCGCGGATGCCCTGGTACAGCAATTCAGATCCAAGGGACGAAGGCTCACTTCCTGGGAAGTGGACACCTTGTTTGTGGCTTTTGAAAAACAGGCGCATTGGAAGCCATTAGTTGAGAAAGCGCGCAATAAAATGGCCAGCCGTGATCTTGCGTTTCGAGACGCCTTGCATCTTCAGCTTCAGGAATATGTCACTCCGCTCCAGCGTGATGAGTTCGAGCGGTTTCTCGGAGAGAAGAGTAAGGAACTAGCTGAGCGTTTGGAAGAAGCCAAAGATGTGATGAAGCGCCTCAAAGAACGACAATAA
- a CDS encoding Integral membrane protein codes for MNTTKLIAACIVCSLVLVPSLSFAKARGGSGGGFSSGSRSGSSSGSMGSRGSRTYQDNGAKPIEQSATTRPSATPPPSAASSPSSATRPAPAAQPSWLQRNPLLAGIVGGIAGSWIGHMLFGATDSSAKTNEAGEQVGENAQTAGASGPGGLLILLMLMGAGAAYLYMRSRRRPVPDFSGLSRSSAVSGSLLASSSAATLPAGTLEDEITSADKAAFQQLLTDVQTAWGKQDMAALRRLVTPEMLEYFSLGLAENTSRDVANHVEDVTLLRAEVLESWTEEGMQYATARLIWSARDYTVSLTKQRGEPGYLVEGSDDKPSETTEVWTFMRYRNGKWLLSAIQQLA; via the coding sequence TTGAATACCACCAAATTGATTGCTGCATGCATCGTGTGCTCTCTTGTCCTGGTGCCGAGCCTGTCTTTCGCCAAGGCGCGGGGCGGATCGGGCGGAGGGTTCTCCAGCGGATCACGGAGCGGAAGCTCGTCCGGCAGCATGGGCAGCCGTGGGTCTCGTACCTATCAGGACAACGGCGCCAAGCCGATCGAGCAATCGGCGACGACACGACCGTCGGCAACCCCGCCGCCTTCTGCCGCAAGCAGTCCCTCGTCGGCGACCAGGCCCGCGCCAGCTGCGCAACCGTCGTGGCTTCAACGGAATCCTCTGTTGGCCGGGATCGTCGGCGGCATCGCCGGCTCGTGGATCGGCCATATGTTGTTCGGGGCGACCGACAGCAGCGCAAAGACCAACGAAGCGGGTGAGCAGGTCGGCGAGAACGCTCAGACGGCCGGAGCGTCCGGTCCCGGCGGCCTGTTGATCCTGCTCATGCTCATGGGCGCCGGGGCGGCCTACCTGTATATGCGGTCACGGCGGAGACCGGTGCCTGACTTTTCCGGTCTTTCGCGCAGCAGCGCGGTGAGCGGGTCCCTGTTGGCGAGTTCGTCCGCCGCGACCCTCCCGGCAGGCACGTTGGAGGACGAGATCACTTCCGCCGACAAGGCGGCCTTTCAGCAACTGTTGACCGATGTTCAGACCGCGTGGGGCAAACAGGACATGGCCGCGTTGCGTCGGCTTGTTACGCCGGAGATGCTGGAGTACTTCAGCCTCGGCTTGGCGGAGAACACCAGCCGTGATGTGGCGAACCATGTTGAGGATGTGACGTTATTGCGTGCGGAGGTCCTGGAATCCTGGACTGAGGAGGGGATGCAGTACGCGACGGCCCGTCTGATCTGGAGTGCCCGCGACTACACCGTCTCCTTGACGAAGCAGCGCGGAGAACCGGGCTATCTTGTCGAGGGCAGCGACGACAAACCGAGTGAGACGACCGAAGTCTGGACCTTCATGCGGTACCGGAACGGGAAGTGGCTGCTCTCGGCGATCCAGCAGCTGGCGTAA
- a CDS encoding putative PHP family metal-dependent phosphoesterase: MNRIDLHLHTTHSDGSFSTREVMTFAKQAGVTALAITDHDIVEAIPEASTIGTELGIEVVPGVEISSRLGESELHILGYFLHWTDPLLNQRLATLRDSRHDRNPKIVRRLNELGIDITYDEVRALAGTESVGRPHIARVLMDKRVVTSAKEAFDRYLANGRPAFVDRELPEPTEAVRWIHEAGGVPVLAHPTWVRTSAEGLRTLLHQLKEAGLGGIEVHYSTHTPSQTTEYLALAKQCDLLVTGGSDFHGVTKPDIEVGIGRGQLKVSEKLLDPLRKAATAA; the protein is encoded by the coding sequence ATGAACCGCATCGACCTCCATCTCCACACCACCCATTCGGACGGCAGTTTTTCGACGCGAGAGGTGATGACCTTTGCAAAACAGGCAGGGGTGACGGCGCTCGCGATCACCGACCACGACATCGTCGAGGCGATTCCCGAAGCCTCCACGATCGGAACGGAACTCGGCATCGAAGTCGTGCCCGGTGTCGAAATCAGTTCTCGCCTCGGCGAGAGCGAACTCCACATCCTCGGATATTTTCTGCACTGGACCGATCCGCTGTTGAATCAACGCCTGGCCACATTGCGGGACAGCCGCCACGACCGAAACCCCAAGATCGTCAGACGCCTCAATGAGCTGGGCATCGACATCACCTATGACGAGGTACGTGCCCTGGCCGGCACGGAATCCGTGGGCCGCCCCCACATCGCCCGTGTGTTGATGGACAAACGGGTCGTCACCTCGGCCAAGGAAGCCTTCGATCGCTATCTGGCGAACGGTCGTCCCGCCTTCGTCGACCGCGAGCTGCCGGAACCGACCGAGGCCGTGCGGTGGATTCATGAGGCCGGCGGCGTGCCGGTCTTGGCCCATCCGACCTGGGTCAGGACATCGGCGGAGGGCCTCCGCACCCTGCTTCATCAACTGAAAGAAGCCGGCTTGGGGGGCATCGAGGTCCACTACAGCACCCACACGCCCAGTCAAACCACCGAATACCTGGCCCTCGCGAAACAATGTGACCTCCTCGTGACCGGGGGCAGCGATTTCCACGGCGTAACCAAACCGGACATCGAAGTCGGCATCGGTCGCGGCCAGTTGAAGGTTTCAGAAAAACTGCTCGACCCGCTCAGAAAAGCCGCCACCGCCGCCTGA
- a CDS encoding Metacaspase, with translation MANSTSASIGKAKAMSLHIGLNAVSPAAYGGWSGDLTACEFDAKDMAAIATSRGMKPTLLLTKKGTRANLMAAVRKTAKQLTAGDLFFLTYSGHGGQVPDVTGEEADKKDETWCLYDGQLIDDELYVELSRFAAGVRILVLSDSCHSGTVTRAMPPQPDGIGSAGRSKMMPLAVGLRTYREHQKFYDDLQRNVADAAGKASVAEPDSALAQLAVSPRLTAIVKRFKPAVVLISGCQDNQTSLDGDHNGAFTEQLLKVWNHGGYRGNYATFHAAIKAGLPASQTPNLFTLGAAARFLRQQPFSL, from the coding sequence ATGGCGAACAGCACTTCAGCATCGATCGGCAAGGCGAAGGCGATGTCCCTGCACATCGGCCTGAATGCCGTGAGTCCCGCCGCCTACGGAGGCTGGAGTGGCGACCTGACCGCCTGTGAGTTCGATGCCAAGGACATGGCGGCGATCGCCACATCTCGCGGCATGAAGCCCACCCTGCTGCTGACCAAGAAGGGCACCCGTGCCAACCTAATGGCCGCCGTGCGAAAGACCGCCAAGCAGTTGACGGCGGGCGACCTGTTCTTCCTGACCTATTCAGGCCACGGCGGCCAGGTCCCCGACGTGACGGGAGAGGAAGCGGACAAGAAAGACGAAACCTGGTGCCTCTACGACGGTCAGCTCATCGACGACGAACTGTATGTCGAACTGAGCCGCTTCGCGGCCGGTGTGCGGATCCTCGTCCTGTCCGACAGTTGCCATAGCGGCACCGTCACCCGCGCCATGCCGCCTCAACCCGACGGGATCGGATCGGCGGGGCGCTCCAAGATGATGCCGTTGGCCGTCGGCCTCCGCACCTACCGCGAGCATCAGAAGTTTTACGACGACCTCCAACGGAACGTGGCCGACGCCGCCGGCAAGGCTTCGGTCGCGGAACCGGACAGCGCGTTGGCTCAGTTGGCCGTGAGCCCGCGACTGACCGCGATCGTGAAACGATTCAAGCCGGCCGTGGTCCTGATCTCCGGTTGCCAGGACAACCAGACCTCGCTGGACGGCGACCACAACGGCGCCTTCACCGAGCAATTGTTGAAGGTCTGGAACCATGGCGGCTACCGTGGGAACTACGCAACATTCCATGCCGCGATCAAGGCGGGGCTGCCGGCGAGCCAGACGCCCAACCTGTTCACGCTCGGGGCGGCGGCGCGTTTTCTGCGGCAGCAACCCTTCAGCCTGTGA